The following are encoded together in the Drosophila biarmipes strain raj3 chromosome 3L, RU_DBia_V1.1, whole genome shotgun sequence genome:
- the LOC108035606 gene encoding G patch domain-containing protein 1 homolog, which produces MDEEEHLHRFGTPLPALEKDVVPAKKPVAIEDQIVKDENGKRRFHGAFTGGFSAGFWNTVGSLEGWTPQTFKSSRAEKATPRAQLKPEDFMDKEDLGEFGIAPQGIRTRDEFAKEDEQEQRSGQRRRKLMQPELGAGPIPGVPVLEQLLRPVRDKVAVRILKSMGWKPGQGVGPRQTRKEKRQATARNTREQYLLEHYGAEGLPSQSEANEEDSNAEDEDDDEDITFAPDDYEPIFFTPKENRFGMSYSGLSRDPILSKSSTSTAKPMQHINLFGQLEEQANKKQLSIRGQAFGVGAFEEEDDDIYARDDMTRYDFSLADKKPKQKKQQHVQQRHVIDGFSEDKSGAALQKPYAIDLPRDFRPRNWLQRRSRFAPMDKERAKKLEAATEYKRSGLGRHDLNPDQRAELLGEQKKEEKMEEEQPKRNPFKDRGQSLLDRINARTAGFTTGGVITESGEEKPTEVVKEVKESNAAILEKAALKTKDFAPATSSSGAFKPFMADEAKQLRYEKFVASKLTNDTEITELLASMQPVTLSLWDREMEKKEFIQAAKIYRPLDGLMNDRFVSEANVQAEKDKELQKPPEERKIVMERTKTMWKPTSLLCKRYNIAEPFEGAMLEPEKELKTKPKISVFDYLETSVNTKANFQTPSIIPKHIEKPKPKEMPPPTPSAAPPPAVEEQDKPHSKEEPSKFTFVPKTPLEQAVDESRNKPISEKADLFKSIFNDSDEEDTVAEQPENPALDKLAALQEALGLPSMSTTSAAAHNVLRNTSPPRGIFAALFQPKEVPGQEEPAPPKFVPIEGNKLKISYKSREERLRNDKELAMAEVPPEDIYGPKLPGAVPRKPAEPEKLAEANIDAKLQQLWQQHAPKKRKAEKWVEKKIISGSEDSDDSSSDDSSSSDSSDGKAKKYKLSKAKKSHKSSSSKKSKKSKMKSKKKSKKSEKSKHKTKKKKSKH; this is translated from the exons ATGGACGAGGAAGAGCACCTGCACAGGTTTGGCACTCCACTCCCAGCTCTAGAGAAGG ACGTGGTGCCCGCCAAGAAGCCAGTGGCCATCGAGGATCAAATTGTAAAGGATGAAAATGGCAAGCGGCGTTTCCATGGCGCCTTCACCGGCGGCTTCAGTGCTGGATTCTGGAACACCGTGGGCTCCCTGGAGGGCTGGACGCCGCAGACCTTCAAGAGCTCGCGGGCGGAGAAGGCCACGCCAAGGGCTCAGCTGAAGCCGGAGGACTTCATGGACAAGGAGGATCTGGGTGAGTTTGGCATCGCACCGCAAGGTATTCGCACCCGTGATGAGTTCGCCAAGGAGGACGAGCAGGAGCAGCGCTCTGGTCAACGGCGTCGCAAGCTGATGCAGCCGGAATTAGGAGCAGGACCCATACCAGGAGTTCCGGTGCTGGAGCAACTACTTCGTCCAGTGCGGGACAAGGTGGCCGTTCGCATACTTAAGAGCATGGGCTGGAAACCCGGCCAAGGAGTGGGACCGCGGCAAACTCGGAAGGAGAAGCGTCAGGCCACCGCCAGGAACACTAGGGAGCAGTATCTCCTCGAACACTACGGAGCGGAGGGACTACCTTCCCAATCAGAGGCCAATGAAGAAGATAGCAATGCCGAGGATgaagacgacgacgaggatATTACCTTTGCGCCCGATGACTACGAACCCATCTTCTTTACGCCCAAGGAGAACCGCTTTGGCATGAGCTACTCCGGTCTTAGCCGGGATCCCATCCTTTCCAAGTCGTCCACAAGCACTGCCAAGCCCATGCAGCACATCAATCTCTTTGGCCAGTTAGAGGAGCAGGCCAACAAGAAGCAGCTCTCCATACGGGGCCAAGCCTTTGGTGTGGGAGCCTTTGAAGAAGAGGACGATGATATCTATGCCCGCGATGATATGACCCGCTACGATTTCTCGCTGGCggacaagaagcccaagcaAAAGAAGCAGCAACACGTCCAGCAGCGTCACGTCATCGATGGCTTCAGTGAGGACAAATCGGGAGCAGCTCTGCAGAAGCCCTATGCCATTGATTTACCAAGAGATTTCCGGCCCCGGAATTGGCTACAGCGAAGGAGTCGCTTCGCTCCCATGGACAAGGAACGAGCGAAAAAACTGGAGGCAGCAACGGAGTACAAACGCTCGGGTCTGGGACGGCATGATCTCAACCCTGATCAGCGAGCGGAGCTTCTGGGAGAGCAGAAAAAAGAGGAGAAAATGGAGGAAGAACAGCCGAAACGAAACCCCTTCAAGGATCGAGGACAATCGCTGCTAGATCGTATCAATGCAAGGACTGCGGGTTTTACCACGGGAGGAGTGATCACCGAAAGTGGCGAGGAGAAACCAACCGAAGTGGTAAAAGAAGTAAAGGAATCAAATGCTGCCATACTGGAGAAAGCTGCTCTCAAGACCAAGGATTTTG ctccCGCAACATCATCTTCAGGGGCTTTTAAACCCTTTATGGCTGATGAAGCTAAGCAGCTCCGATATGAAAAATTCGTAGCATCAAAGCTGACAAATGACACTGAAATAACAGAGCTTCTGGCCAGCATGCAACCTGTTACGCTTTCCCTGTGGGACAGGGAGATGGAAAAGAAGGAGTTCATCCAGGCGGCAAAGATCTATCGTCCATTAGATGGCCTCATGAACGACAGATTCGTCTCGGAAGCCAATGTGCAGGCAGAGAAGGACAAGGAGCTACAAAAGCCTCCGGAAGAGCGGAAGATAGTCATGGAAAGAACAAAGACCATGTGGAAACCCACCTCGCTGCTCTGCAAGCGGTACAATATTGCTGAGCCTTTTGAAGGAGCCATGCTGGAACCAGAAAAGGAACTCAAAACCAAGCCGAAGATCTCGGTATTTGATTACCTGGAAACGTCGGTTAACACGAAAGCAAACTTTCAGACCCCTTCCATTATTCCCAAGCACATagaaaagccaaagccaaaggaaATGCCGCCACCAACTCCAtctgcagctcctcctccggcaGTGGAGGAACAGGATAAACCCCATTCAAAAGAAGAGCCATCCAAGTTCACTTTCGTGCCCAAAACTCCCTTAGAGCAGGCGGTGGATGAATCGCGCAATAAACCCATTTCAGAGAAAGCAGACCTGTTCAAAAGCATCTTTAATGACAGCGACGAGGAGGACACAGTTGCTGAACAGCCGGAGAATCCAGCTCTGGACAAATTGGctgctctgcaggaagctcTTGGCTTACCCTCGATGTCAACAACTTCAGCTGCCGCACACAATGTCCTGAGGAATACCTCGCCGCCCAGGGGAATATTTGCAGCTCTGTTTCAACCCAAGGAAGTTCCGGGCCAAGAAGAGCCAGCTCCACCAAAGTTCGTTCCCATCGAGGGCAATAAGTTGAAAATCTCTTACAAATCCAGAGAGGAGCGACTGAGAAACGATAAAGAGTTGGCAATGGCTGAGGTCCCACCCGAGGATATTTACGGCCCCAAGTTGCCGGGTGCAGTTCCTCGAAAACCCGCAGAACCAGAGAAACTGGCAGAAGCCAACATTGATGCTAAGCTACAACAGCTTTGGCAGCAGCACGCTCCTAAAAAGCGAAAAGCTGAAAAGTGGGTAGAAAAGAAGATCATCTCCGGCAGCGAAGACAGTGATGATAGTTCCAGCGATGATTCTTCATCTTCCGATTCTTCTGACGGCAAGGCAAAGAAATACAAACTGAGCAAAGCCAAGAAGTCTCACAAGAGCTCCAGCTCCAAAAAGTCcaagaaatcaaaaatgaaaTCCAAGAAAAAGTCCAAAAAGAGCGAAAAATCCAAGCACAAGaccaagaagaagaagagcaAACACTGA